One window from the genome of Mauremys mutica isolate MM-2020 ecotype Southern chromosome 4, ASM2049712v1, whole genome shotgun sequence encodes:
- the LIN7C gene encoding protein lin-7 homolog C isoform X1, with the protein MAALGEPVRLERDICRAIELLEKLQRSGEVPPQKLQALQRVLQSEFCNAVREVYEHVYETVDISSSPDVRANATAKATVAAFAASEGHSHPRVVELPKTEEGLGFNIMGGKEQNSPIYISRIIPGGIADRHGGLKRGDQLLSVNGVSVEGEHHEKAVELLKAAQGKVKLVVRYTPKVLEEMESRFEKMRSAKRRQQN; encoded by the exons ATGGCGGCGCTGGGGGAGCCTGTGCGGCTGGAGAGAG ACATCTGCAGAGCTATTGAGTTGCTGGAAAAATTACAGAGGAGTGGAGAAGTACCACCACAAAAACTACAGGCTTTGCAAAGGGTCCTTCAAAGTGAGTTCTGTAATGCTGTGAGAGAG GTATATGAGCACGTATATGAAACTGTGGACATCAGCAGTAGCCCAGACGTGAGAGCTAATGCTACAGCAAAG GCCACAGTTGCTGCATTTGCTGCCAGTGAAGGTCATTCACATCCCAGAGTTGTTGAACTGCCAAAAACAGAAGAAGGTCTTGGATTCAACATTATGGGAGGCAAAGAGCAAAACTCTCCAATCTATATCTCTCGAATTATCCCAGGCGGTATAGCTGATAGACATGGGGGACTGAAACGTGGAGACCAGCTTCTTTCTGTAAACGGAGTG AGCGTTGAAGGAGAACACCATGAAAAAGCAGTAGAACTACTGAAAGCAGCTCAAGGAAAGGTTAAGTTAGTTGTACGTTACACACCAAAGGTCCTGGAAGAGATGGAGTCACGATTTGAAAAAATGAGATCAGCAAAACGCAGGCAACAGAACTAA
- the LIN7C gene encoding protein lin-7 homolog C isoform X2: MAALGEPVRLERDICRAIELLEKLQRSGEVPPQKLQALQRVLQSEFCNAVREATVAAFAASEGHSHPRVVELPKTEEGLGFNIMGGKEQNSPIYISRIIPGGIADRHGGLKRGDQLLSVNGVSVEGEHHEKAVELLKAAQGKVKLVVRYTPKVLEEMESRFEKMRSAKRRQQN; the protein is encoded by the exons ATGGCGGCGCTGGGGGAGCCTGTGCGGCTGGAGAGAG ACATCTGCAGAGCTATTGAGTTGCTGGAAAAATTACAGAGGAGTGGAGAAGTACCACCACAAAAACTACAGGCTTTGCAAAGGGTCCTTCAAAGTGAGTTCTGTAATGCTGTGAGAGAG GCCACAGTTGCTGCATTTGCTGCCAGTGAAGGTCATTCACATCCCAGAGTTGTTGAACTGCCAAAAACAGAAGAAGGTCTTGGATTCAACATTATGGGAGGCAAAGAGCAAAACTCTCCAATCTATATCTCTCGAATTATCCCAGGCGGTATAGCTGATAGACATGGGGGACTGAAACGTGGAGACCAGCTTCTTTCTGTAAACGGAGTG AGCGTTGAAGGAGAACACCATGAAAAAGCAGTAGAACTACTGAAAGCAGCTCAAGGAAAGGTTAAGTTAGTTGTACGTTACACACCAAAGGTCCTGGAAGAGATGGAGTCACGATTTGAAAAAATGAGATCAGCAAAACGCAGGCAACAGAACTAA